A portion of the Cryptomeria japonica chromosome 5, Sugi_1.0, whole genome shotgun sequence genome contains these proteins:
- the LOC131072810 gene encoding uncharacterized protein LOC131072810 translates to MDKTELSVLARNVAKGRWFVVFICFLIMSLAGGTYIFGIYSEAIKTVLGYDQETITTLGFFKDLGGNVGIVSGLINEVAPPWVVLGIGAIMNITGYLMIWLSVTQRIAKPKTWQMYLYICIGANSQTFANTGALVTCVKNFPHSRGSVLGILKGFVGLSGAIFTQIYHAIYGQDDRGIILLLGILPSALSLLVMLIVRPTKAVTEKNELKRFYNFLYIALFLAGFLMVMIVVENRVKSFPQSGYQIVAALAILFLLSNLAIVVKAEMDKMKLPNWVSENSEKTNVQENRQSELTDMGINGVDKEEPKSVKSQLKKIFKGPARGNDFTIPQALVSVDMIILFSAATCGIGATLTAIDNMGQIGSALSYTPVNISTFVSLISIWSFLGRVVAGFLSEFLLQKYKFPRSLMFTIVLLMGCVGHVFIAFALPGSLYVASIAIGFSFGAQWPILLAVISELFGLKYYATLYNFGAAASPLGSYLLSVRVAGALYDKEARKQNFSESLLQAALAPAPAHNKLTCVGHECFRLSFIIMTVVTLFGALISGILVFRTRKFYRSDIYAKFRVEPVKSEGEDTDS, encoded by the coding sequence ATGGATAAAACAGAGCTATCTGTGCTGGCCAGAAATGTGGCTAAGGGAAGATGGTTTGTGGTGTTCATATGCTTTCTGATCATGTCCCTTGCAGGAGGGACTTACATATTTGGTATATATTCAGAAGCAATAAAAACAGTGCTGGGCTATGATCAGGAAACAATTACCACATTAGGGTTTTTTAAGGATCTTGGAGGAAATGTTGGAATTGTGTCTGGTCTGATAAATGAAGTTGCTCCTCCCTGGGTAGTCCTTGGCATAGGAGCCATCATGAACATCACTGGATATTTGATGATCTGGCTCTCTGTCACCCAGAGGATTGCCAAGCCCAAGACATGGCAGATGTATTTATATATCTGCATAGGAGCCAATTCTCAGACATTTGCCAACACAGGAGCTCTGGTTACCTGTGTGAAGAATTTCCCACATAGCAGAGGAAGTGTGCTTGGAATTCTTAAAGGCTTTGTGGGTCTGAGTGGAGCCATATTCACTCAGATATACCATGCAATCTATGGGCAAGATGATAGAGGCATAATCCTGCTTCTGGGTATCCTGCCCTCAGCTCTATCTCTTCTGGTAATGCTAATAGTCCGACCCACAAAAGCTGTCACAGAGAAGAATGAGCTGAAGCGCTTCTACAATTTTCTCTACATAGCTCTGTTCCTCGCTGGCTTTCTCATGGTTATGATTGTGGTGGAGAACAGAGTGAAAAGCTTTCCTCAGTCAGGCTACCAAATTGTTGCTGCTTTAGCCATACTTTTTCTCTTGTCTAAtcttgccattgttgtcaaagcagAAATGGACAAAATGAAGCTTCCAAATTGGGTTTCTGAGAACTCTGAGAAAACCAATGTGCAAGAGAATAGACAGAGTGAGCTTACAGACATGGGGATCAATGGTGTGGATAAGGAGGAGCCCAAATCTGTGAAATCCCAGCTTAAGAAAATATTCAAGGGCCCAGCAAGAGGAAATGACTTCACCATCCCACAGGCTCTGGTGAGTGTGGACATGATAATCCTTTTCTCAGCAGCAACTTGTGGGATTGGAGCAACTTTAACAGCGATTGACAACATGGGTCAGATTGGAAGTGCCCTGAGTTACACCCCTGTGAATATCAGCACCTTTGTTTCCCTCATCAGCATTTGGAGTTTCCTTGGCAGGGTAGTTGCAGGATTTCTCTCAGAATTCCTCTTGCAGAAGTATAAGTTTCCAAGGTCTCTCATGTTTACAATAGTGTTACTCATGGGTTGTGTTGGCCATGTTTTTATAGCATTTGCTCTGCCTGGTTCTTTGTATGTAGCATCCATAGCTATAGGCTTCTCTTTTGGAGCACAATGGCCTATTTTGCTTGCCGTCATCTCAGAGCTCTTTGGTCTAAAGTATTATGCCACCCTTTACAACTTTGGAGCTGCTGCTAGCCCATTGGGGTCCTATCTTCTCTCAGTGAGGGTGGCTGGAGCTCTGTATGATAAAGAAGCCAGAAAACAGAATTTTTCTGAGTCTTTGTTGCAGGCAGCTCTTGCACCCGCACCAGCTCATAATAAGCTGACTTGCGTAGGACATGAGTGCTTTAGACTTAGTTTTATCATAATGACTGTGGTAACACTATTTGGAGCTCTCATTTCAGGCATTCTTGTTTTCAGGACAAGGAAGTTTTACAGGAGTGACATTTATGCCAAGTTTCGAGTTGAACCTGTAAAGTCCGAGGGAGAGGATACTGATAGCTAG